The Pseudooceanicola aestuarii genomic sequence CGGGCGGCGGATTTGAACAATTTGCCCCGTCCGGGATACGCCTTCTCGATCACCGGGGCGGGCAGCATGCAGGAGCGGTTTTCCATATCCACCACCAGCGTCGCGCCCGAAGGCGCCTGAAGCCGCGAAGACGGCGGCAGGTGGGTGAAATCGGCCAGACCCTCCACCATCATGGTGGCGCCCAGCCAGGCGGGGTCCAGTCGGTCGACCCCCATTTCCGCTGCCGTGGCGGCCAGATCCTCGGCAGAGACGATGGAGAACTGGCGCACATTGCGGATCTCTGTCCCACGCGCGAATTGTTGCAGCACCCGTGAGCACGACGGTCGGGTCAGGCCGCCATGGGCCTCTCCCTGCGGGCCGGCAAAGGTCGCCGCCATGGTCGTCACCGCGTCGGAGGCCAGCGCCGCATCGCGGTCCGCCACATGGCCAAGCCAGACAATACGGGCGGTAAAGGAAGTCGGCTTGAGCGCTTGCATGGCAGTCTCCGTCAGGTCAGTCGCGGCGCAGAGTGAAGAAAAGTCGCCGAAAAGGAAAGAGGACAGACCCGTCCGGCTGCACCGGGTAGATCGTTTCCATCACGCTGTCATATTCGGCCACGATCCGATCCGCCACCGCCGTATCCAACCCTTTCAGATAAGGGCGCGCGATCGTCGATTGCGTGAACCGCCGCACCGGGTGCCCCTCGCCGGTGGTGGCCAGCTGCTGGTGGTATTCCGTCTCCCACAGGTCCAGCTGTCCCAGCGGCGACAGGAGGCGGTGATAATCCACCGGGTCCAGAATGCCGGGAATATCCGCGGTACCGGCGCCGGCGTGCTTGTCCCGGATATCGGCCCACAGCCGATGCGAGGGCGCGCGGTTCTGGTTCGGCACCTGCACCGCCAGCACGCCGCCGGGCGCCAGCAGCCCGGCCAGCCGGGGCAACAGCGCCTCGTGATCGGGCAGCCAGTGCAGCGCCGCATTGGAGAAGATCAGCGCCGGCGGCGCGGCGGGTTGCCATTGCGCGATATCGGCCTCGGCCAGATCGTCGTAGCAACCGGCCTGCGCGGCCTGTTCCAGCATCGCCGGAGAGCTGTCGACCCCCGTCAGTCGCCGTCCACCGAACCGCGTTCGAAGCACCGGACCGACCACCCCGGCGCCGCAGCCCAGATCGACCATTGCGCCTTCGGGCAGGTCGGGCAGCTGCCCCAGCAGGTCCAGCGCCGGGCGCAGGCGCAGCCCGCGAAATCGGGCATAGGCGGTGGGGTTCCAATCGTTTGGCGTCATGGCAATCCTTTCCTTCGGGGGCCGGGTCTTTCCGGTGTGTCGCCCGTGTCGCACGGCGGCGGGACTGGCCGGGCGGTCGGGACCGACGTCCCGGCGGGCGACCCGGCATCGACCCCGAACGGGTCGCTTCCGTGCCGTACCGGCGTCCCCACGGTGCCGATCCGGTTGGCAGATTAGGGCGCCCCCCCGGATTGGCAAGAAAAAGGCCGGGCAAAGGCCCGGCCGGTTTCCGTTTCAAGCAAGCTCAGGCCGTCGGTTCCGGCTCCATCCCGCCCGGTTTGCCGCGCGGCTTGGTCTTGGGGATCGCCGTGACCGAGGCACCGCCGGTGGGCTTGTCGTCATCCTCGTCCTCGTCGGCGCGGGGCGGCTCGCCCTTGATCACGCGCTTGATCTCCTCGCCGGTGAGGGTCTCGTATTCCAGAAGCCCTTCTGCCAGGCGCTCCCATTCCTCTTTCTGCTCCGACAGGATCTTGAACGCCCATTGATAGGCGTCGTCGATCATGCGCTTCACCTCTTCCTCGATCAGCTCCTTGGTATGGGCGGAGACAGAGAAACCGCCGGCGCCATTGCCCATGTAGCCTTCGTGCGCCTGTTCGTAATCGACATTGCCGACCTTGTCGGACATGCCCCACCGCAGGACCATCGCACGAGCCAGGCCACTGGCCTGCTGGATGTCGCCAGCCGGACCGTTGGACACTTCGTCGGCACCGTATTTCAGGATCTCCGCCGCCTTGCCCGCCATGGTCATCGCCAACTTCTGCTCACATTCGGACTTGTGCCAGTTCAGCCGGTCGATCTCCGGCAGGGAGACGACCATGCCCAGGGCACCGCCGCGCGGAATGATCGTGGCTTTGTAGACCGGATCGCATTTCGGCAGTTCCAGCCCGACAATGGCATGGCCGGCCTCGTGATAGGCGGTCTTTTCCTTCTGGTCGTTGGTCAGCACCATCGACCGCCGCTCCGCGCCCATCATGACCTTGTCCTTGGCATTCTCGAAATCGACCATGGTGACGAACCGGCGACCGACGCGGGCCGCCATCAGGGCTGCCTCGTTCACCAGGTTGGCCAGATCCGCCCCGGAAAAGCCCGGCGTGCCGCGCGCGATGATGCGCAGGTCGACATCGGGGCCCAGCGGGGTCTTGCGGGCGTGCACGCCCAGGATCTTCTCCCGGCCCTTGATGTCGGGGTTGGGAACAGTGACCTGGCGGTCGAACCGGCCCGGACGCAGCAGCGCGGGGTCCAGCACATCGCGGCGGTTCGTGGCGGCCAGGATGATGACGCCTTCGTTGGCTTCGAACCCGTCCATCTCGACCAGCAGCTGGTTCAGCGTCTGCTCGCGTTCGTCATTGCCCCCGCCGTAGCCCGCGCCACGATGACGGCCCACGGCGTCGATCTCGTCGATGAAGACGATGCAGGGTGCGTTCTTCTTCGCCTGTTCGAACATGTCGCGCACGCGGGACGCGCCCACACCGACGAACATTTCCACGAAGTCGGAGCCGGAGATGGTGAAGAAGGGCACACCCGCCTCCCCCGCGATCGCGCGGGCCAGCAGCGTCTTGCCGGTGCCCGGAGGGCCAACCAGCAGCGCGCCCTTGGGGATCTTGCCCCCCAGACGGCTGAACTTCTGCGGGTTGCGCAGGAATTCGACGATCTCTTCCAGCTCTTCCTTGGCCTCGTCGATGCCGGCCACGTCGTCAAAGGTGACCCGGCCGTGTTTTTCCGTCAGCAGCTTGGCCCGGCTTTTGCCGAACCCCATGGCCCCGCCTTTGCCGCCGCCCTGCATCCGGTTCATGAAATAGATCCACACACCGATCAGCAGCAGGATCGGCAGAAGCGAGATGATAAAGGTCTGAAACCCGCTTTCTTCCTGGCTCTTGGCGCTGACGGGGATCGACTGGTCGATCAGAAGGTTCGTGATTTCCGCGTCTTCCGGCTTGATCGTGACGTAATCATTGCCGTCGCTGCCCCTGAACCGGACCTGTTCGCCGTCCAGCGTGACGGAATTCACGTCCCCGTCGTTCACCCGCTCCACGAATTGCGAATACGGAATCTCCCGGCTCTGCAACGTATTGCCGGAGCCGCTGAACAAATTGAACAGTGCGACGACGAGAAGCAGCAGAACGACCCAGAAGGCGATATTTCTAGCGGTGCCCAAAGAACCTCTCCCTTAGAAGGTTGACCCTGCGGGTATCACAGAGCCGTAGGCACTTAAATATGTTTTACGGCGCCACGTTCAATCCGCCATGGACGCGGCGTCACCGGTCATCTCGTCGCGGATCAGCCGCGCGGACCAGCGCGGCGCGGTTTCGGCCAGCGGCGCGCAGAGCAGCCGATCACCCGCCCACAAGGCCGGACCGACCATCTGCGCGGCGCGCGGCAGTCCCGCCACGCGCCAATCCGGGCATTGCGTCAGCCCGGCGGCGCCCAGGGCGCGGATCTCCGCCCCCGGTGCTGGAGGGCCCTCCAGCCTCCAGCGCCCATCCCAGAGCCCCCCCAGGGGCGTCCGCGCACCGGCAACTGCGTTCAATTCGCGCATCAGCTGCGCCTGTGTGCCGTCTGACATCAGCACACAACCGGCCAGCGTATGGGTGCCGCCCCGGTGCAGAACGGCCAGCGCATCCGCCAATGCGGCGCGGCGGGGCGGGTAGTCGGCGCCGTTGATCCAGCGCAAAGCACGGGCCAGAAGACGGCGGGCGATCTCGGCGGTTTCCCGCCCAACGCCGACCGCGTCGATCCGCAGGATGCCGCGATCGGCCGTGACCAGCCGGCGCGCCGCGGCGCTGGTGGCGGCATCCAGGGCGGCGCGGGCCTCGCCCAGTTGGGCGGCGGTGGCAGCCAGGGCCGGGACCGTCAGGCCCAACGCGTCCAGCTGGGCGCGGGCCTGGCGCAGCCGAATGCGGTGAAACCGGGGGTCGTCATTGGACGGATCATCTGCCCAGGGGATCGCGCGGGCGGTCAGGATCTCGCGCAGAGCCTCGCGGGTCAGGCCCAGCAGCGGGCGGTGAAAGGTCACGCCATGGGCCACGCGACGCGGCGCCATCGCCGCCAGCCCGTCCACCCCGGCAGAGCGCGCCAGCCGCATCAACAAGGTCTCCGCCTGGTCGGTGGCGCTGTGGGCCAGCGCCACGTCGGCGATCCCCTGCCCCCGCGCCCAATCCGCCAGCAAGCGCAGCCGGGCCCGGCGCGCAGCGTCCTGAAGATTGCCCTGCCCGTTCCACCCCGTCCAGGTCAGCACCGTATGAGGCAGGCCCCAGCGGGCGCAAAGCCGGGCGACCTGTGCCGCCTCCTGCCGGGCCTCGGGCCGCAGGTTGTGATCAACGGTGGCGACATGCAGCGCCATCCCGGGCGCATCTGCCGTAGCGTGATCGCGCAGCAGGCAGAGCAGGGCCAGACTGTCGCTGCCCCCGGACACGGCCACCCCCAGCCGGGGTAGCGGATCGGTGAAATGGCGGCGCAAGGCCGTGGCGCCCGCAGTCCCTGCCGCGTCCGCCGTCATGACGGCCACCCGGCACACGGCGCCGCGCCCGACGGCGCCGTGGGCGTCACGAGCAGCTCAGCGCCCGCAGCTCTGCCTGGGCCTCGCCCGCCGCAGCGGAGCCGGGGAACCGGCGGGGCACTTCTCCCAGGGTCACGCAGGCCTCGTTCGATTGCCCCAGCTGACCCAACAACCGCCCCAACCGATAAAGGGAGGACGGCGCGTCCTCGCCTTCGGGTGCCACGGTAAAGGCTGCCAGATAGGCCCGGGCCGCTTCCTTGATATTGCCATCCGCCTCCAGCGCGCGGCCCCGGCCGAACTGGGCGCGGGCTTCCAGCGGGCTGCCGGGATAGGTGTTGGAGAAGTCGAGGAAGGCGCGCGCCGCGGCGGCATGTTCGCCCGCGTCCAGCGCCTGTTGCGCGGCGTCGAAATCCTCCTGTTCCCCCATGGCAAGCTGCGGGCCGGACTGGCCCGGACCGACCAGAGTCGTGCCGCCGCCCCCGCCCGCACCCATGGACGCGCCGCCCCCGCCCTGCGGCAGAGAGCCGCCGCCCAAGGTCGTGGTTTCGCCCAGCCGCGAGGTGTCGCCGCCTTCCAGTTCCACCAGTCGGAATTCCAGATCACCGATCCGGTTGGTGCCGTCCTTGACCACGCTGTCGATGCGGAATTCCAGTGTCTCGGTCTTGGAGGTCAGGCGCTGCACTTCGGATTCGATGGCGTTCAGCCGTTCCAGCGGCGAGCCGGAAACCACCGCCTGCCCGGTGCTGCCCGTGGTGCTCAGCTCCCGCTTGAGGCGTTGCAATTCGACGTGCAGCGTCGTCAGTTGCTGGCGGATGTCGGCCAGCGTCTCCTGCCGGTCCTGCGCAAGGGCGGAGACCGGAAAAAGCAGCGTGGCGGAAAGCAGAAGGGCGGTCAGGCGCAAGGCGATGCTCCGTCTCTGTGGCATTGGGGTCGGGCCCGAAGGCGCGGATCAGCTGTTGCCGGCGGCCAGGGTGGTCACCGCGCGACGGTTCTTGGCATAACAGGCCTCTTCGGAGCAGATCTCGATCGGGCGTTCCTTTCCGTAGCTGACGGTGCGCAGGCGGTTGCCCGCGACGCCGCTGGTGATCAGGTATTCGCGAACCGCGTTGGCGCGGCGCGCGCCCAGGGCCAGGTTGTATTCCCGCGTCCCCTGCTCGTCCGCATGACCCTCGATCACCGCGCTGTAATCGGGGTTGGCGTTCAGCCAGGCGACCTGCCCATCCAGGGTGTAGCGCGCGGTATCCGTCAGGC encodes the following:
- the ybgF gene encoding tol-pal system protein YbgF — protein: MRLTALLLSATLLFPVSALAQDRQETLADIRQQLTTLHVELQRLKRELSTTGSTGQAVVSGSPLERLNAIESEVQRLTSKTETLEFRIDSVVKDGTNRIGDLEFRLVELEGGDTSRLGETTTLGGGSLPQGGGGASMGAGGGGGTTLVGPGQSGPQLAMGEQEDFDAAQQALDAGEHAAAARAFLDFSNTYPGSPLEARAQFGRGRALEADGNIKEAARAYLAAFTVAPEGEDAPSSLYRLGRLLGQLGQSNEACVTLGEVPRRFPGSAAAGEAQAELRALSCS
- a CDS encoding methyltransferase domain-containing protein, with translation MTPNDWNPTAYARFRGLRLRPALDLLGQLPDLPEGAMVDLGCGAGVVGPVLRTRFGGRRLTGVDSSPAMLEQAAQAGCYDDLAEADIAQWQPAAPPALIFSNAALHWLPDHEALLPRLAGLLAPGGVLAVQVPNQNRAPSHRLWADIRDKHAGAGTADIPGILDPVDYHRLLSPLGQLDLWETEYHQQLATTGEGHPVRRFTQSTIARPYLKGLDTAVADRIVAEYDSVMETIYPVQPDGSVLFPFRRLFFTLRRD
- the pal gene encoding peptidoglycan-associated lipoprotein Pal, which translates into the protein MKHLTKAVLLVAGLTLAACTNADRFGDDYGSSSASQTAAITPGSASDPASPLYFQQSVGDRVLFLVDQSSLTDTARYTLDGQVAWLNANPDYSAVIEGHADEQGTREYNLALGARRANAVREYLITSGVAGNRLRTVSYGKERPIEICSEEACYAKNRRAVTTLAAGNS
- the tilS gene encoding tRNA lysidine(34) synthetase TilS; translation: MTADAAGTAGATALRRHFTDPLPRLGVAVSGGSDSLALLCLLRDHATADAPGMALHVATVDHNLRPEARQEAAQVARLCARWGLPHTVLTWTGWNGQGNLQDAARRARLRLLADWARGQGIADVALAHSATDQAETLLMRLARSAGVDGLAAMAPRRVAHGVTFHRPLLGLTREALREILTARAIPWADDPSNDDPRFHRIRLRQARAQLDALGLTVPALAATAAQLGEARAALDAATSAAARRLVTADRGILRIDAVGVGRETAEIARRLLARALRWINGADYPPRRAALADALAVLHRGGTHTLAGCVLMSDGTQAQLMRELNAVAGARTPLGGLWDGRWRLEGPPAPGAEIRALGAAGLTQCPDWRVAGLPRAAQMVGPALWAGDRLLCAPLAETAPRWSARLIRDEMTGDAASMAD
- the ftsH gene encoding ATP-dependent zinc metalloprotease FtsH, producing MGTARNIAFWVVLLLLVVALFNLFSGSGNTLQSREIPYSQFVERVNDGDVNSVTLDGEQVRFRGSDGNDYVTIKPEDAEITNLLIDQSIPVSAKSQEESGFQTFIISLLPILLLIGVWIYFMNRMQGGGKGGAMGFGKSRAKLLTEKHGRVTFDDVAGIDEAKEELEEIVEFLRNPQKFSRLGGKIPKGALLVGPPGTGKTLLARAIAGEAGVPFFTISGSDFVEMFVGVGASRVRDMFEQAKKNAPCIVFIDEIDAVGRHRGAGYGGGNDEREQTLNQLLVEMDGFEANEGVIILAATNRRDVLDPALLRPGRFDRQVTVPNPDIKGREKILGVHARKTPLGPDVDLRIIARGTPGFSGADLANLVNEAALMAARVGRRFVTMVDFENAKDKVMMGAERRSMVLTNDQKEKTAYHEAGHAIVGLELPKCDPVYKATIIPRGGALGMVVSLPEIDRLNWHKSECEQKLAMTMAGKAAEILKYGADEVSNGPAGDIQQASGLARAMVLRWGMSDKVGNVDYEQAHEGYMGNGAGGFSVSAHTKELIEEEVKRMIDDAYQWAFKILSEQKEEWERLAEGLLEYETLTGEEIKRVIKGEPPRADEDEDDDKPTGGASVTAIPKTKPRGKPGGMEPEPTA
- a CDS encoding MOSC domain-containing protein, with the protein product MQALKPTSFTARIVWLGHVADRDAALASDAVTTMAATFAGPQGEAHGGLTRPSCSRVLQQFARGTEIRNVRQFSIVSAEDLAATAAEMGVDRLDPAWLGATMMVEGLADFTHLPPSSRLQAPSGATLVVDMENRSCMLPAPVIEKAYPGRGKLFKSAARDRRGVTAWVEREGDFQLDDVLTLHIPDQPVWLNLEKARAE